The genome window ttgtgtcccacgctgttggttcaccgcccgtcggtgtttaactggcatgtatcgtgggacgtcctgccggtggggcgagctgaaggcgtgcgacgcgcctcgtgcgtgctcgtgcgtcccgaggcggaccccgttgcaatcctaccagggtgctcttgagtgagtgtctcggtgggccggcacgtttactttgaacaaattagagtgcttaaagcaggcaagcccgcctgaatactgtgtgcatggaataatggaataggacctcggttctattttgttggttttcggaacccgaggtaatgattaatagggacaggcgggggcattcgtattgcgacgttagaggtgaaattcttggatcgtcgcaagacgaacagaagcgaaagcatttgccaagtatgttttcattaatcaagaacgaaagttagaggttcgaaggcgatcagataccgccctagttctaaccataaacgatgccagccagcgatccgccgcagttcctccgatgactcggcgggcagcctccgggaaaccaaagcttttgggttccgggggaagtatggttgcaaagctgaaacttaaaggaattgacggaagggcaccaccaggagtggagcctgcggcttaatttgactcaacacgggaaacctcaccaggcccggacaccggaaggattgacagattgatagctctttcttgattcggtgggtggtggtgcatggccgttcttagttggtggagcgatttgtctggttaattccgataacgaacgagactctagcctgctaactagtcgcgtgacatccttcgtgctgtcagcgattacttttcttcttagagggacaggcggcttctagccgcacgagattgagcaataacaggtctgtgatgcccttagatgttctgggccgcacgcgcgctacactgaaggaatcagcgtgtcttcctaggccgaaaggtcggggtaacccgctgaacctccttcgtgctagggattggggcttgcaattgttccccatgaacgaggaattcccagtaagcgcgagtcataagctcgcgttgattacgtccctgccctttgtacacaccgcccgtcgctactaccgattgaatgatttagtgaggtcttcggactggtacgcggcattgactctgtcgttgccgatgctaccggaaagatgaccaaacttgatcatttagaggaagtaaaagtcgtaacaaggtttccgtaggtgaacctgcggaaggatcattaccgactagactgcatgtctttcgatgtgcgtgtcgtgtcgcgcaacacgctacctgtacggctcgcagtagccgtgcgccgcgtgcggaaccacgcgtgcgtctcaaaactaacgccaatgttgtgtggtacgagcgctgaagcgctggagcggctggcctgcggcacctggcgcctggcgccggttttgaatgactttcgcccgactgcctgtccgctccggtgtggagccgtacgacgcccatcggccgtgaggccgttggacacagaacgcttgaacaggggccgccacacgcctacgtcccgcctatgcaactgtcttgaaagagacagtggaaactcagaaaaagatcacccaggacggtggatcactcggctcgtgggtcgatgaagaacgcagcaaattgcgcgtcgacatgtgaactgcaggacacatgaacatcgacgtttcgaacgcacattgcggtccatggattccgttcccgggccacgtctggctgagggtcggctacgtatactgaagcgcgcggcgtttgccccgcttcgcagacctgggagcgtcgcggccgcctgtggggccggccgcgcctccttaaacgtgcgatgcgcgcccgtcgcctggcggttcgcataccggtacttactcggtagcgtgcacagccggctggcggtgtggcgtgcgacacctcgtgcaacgacctcagagcaggcgagactacccgctgaatttaagcatattactaagcggaggaaaagaaactaacaaggattcccccagtagcggcgagcgaacagggaagagtccagcaccgaaccccgcaggctgccgcctgtcgtggcatgtggtgtttgggagggtccactaccccgacgcctcgcgccgagcccaagtccaacttgaatgaggccacggcccgtagagggtgccaggcccgtagcggccggtgcgagcgtcggcgggacctctccttcgagtcgggttgcttgagagtgcagctccaagtgggtggtaaactccatctgagactaaatatgaccacgagaccgatagcgaacaagtaccgtgagggaaagttgaaaagaactttgaagagagagttcaaaagtacgtgaaaccgttctggggtaaacgtgagaagtccgaaaggtcgaacgggtgagattcacgcccatccggccactggcctccgccctcggcagatggggccggccgcccgcgcggagcaatccgcggcggggtcgtgtccggttgcctttccactcgccgcggggtggggccgttccggtgtgcggtgggccgcacttctcccctagtaggacgtcgcgacccgctgggtgccggcctacggcccgggtgcgcagcctgtccttccgcgggcctcggttcgcgtctgttgggcagagccccggtgtcctggctggctgcccggcggtatatctggaggagtcgattcgcccctttgggcgctcgggctcccggcaagcgcgcgcggttcttcccggatgacggacctacctggcccggccccggacccgcgccgctgttggctcgggatgctctcgggcggaataatcgctcccgtcagcggcgcttcagctttggacaatttcacgacccgtcttgaaacacggaccaaggagtctaacatgtgcgcgagtcattgggctgtacgaaacctaaaggcgtaatgaaagtgaaggtctcgccttgcgcgggccgagggaggatggggcttccccgcccttcacggggcggcggcctccgcactcccggggcgtctcgtcctcattgcgaggtgaggcgcacctagagcgtacacgttgggacccgaaagatggtgaactatgcctggccaggacgaagtcaggggaaaccctgatggaggtccgtagcgattctgacgtgcaaatcgatcgtcggagctgggtataggggcgaaagactaatcgaaccatctagtagctggttccctccgaagtttccctcaggatagctggtgctcgtacgagtctcatccggtaaagcgaatgattagaggccttggggccgaaacgacctcaacctattctcaaactttaaatgggtgagatctccggcttgcttgatatgctgaagccgcgagcaaacgactcggatcggagtgccaagtgggccacttttggtaagcagaactggcgctgtgggatgaaccaaacgccgagttaaggcgcccgaatcgacgctcatgggaaaccatgaaaggcgttggttgcttaagacagcaggacggtggccatggaagtcggaatccgctaaggagtgtgtaacaactcacctgccgaagcaactagccctgaaaatggatggcgctgaagcgtcgtgcctatactcggccgtcagtctggcagtcatggccggtccttgcggccggccgcgaagccctgacgagtaggagggtcgcggcggtgggcgcagaagggtctgggcgtgagcctgcctggagccgccgtcggtgcagatcttggtggtagtagcaaatactccagcgaggccctggagggctgacgcggagaagggtttcgtgtgaacagccgttgcacacgagtcagtcgatcctaagccctaggagaaatccgatgttgatgggggccgtcatagcatgatgcactttgtgctggcccccgttgggcgaaagggaatccggttcctattccggaacccggcagcggaaccgatacaagtcgggcccctcttttagagatgctcgtcggggtaacccaaaaggacccggagacgccgtcgggagatcggggaagagttttcttttctgcatgagcgttcgagttccctggaatcctctagcagggagatagggtttggaacgcgaagagcaccgcagttgcggcggtgtcccgatcttcccctcggaccttgaaaatccgggagagggccacgtggaggtgtcgcgccggttcgtacccatatccgcagcaggtctccaaggtgaagagcctctagtcgatagaataatgtaggtaagggaagtcggcaaattggatccgtaacttcgggataaggattggctctgaggatcggggcgtgtcgggcttggtcgggaagtgggtcagcgctaacgtgccgggcctgggcgaggtgagtgccgtaggggtgccggtaagtgcgggcgtttagcgcgggcgtggtctgctctcgccgttggttggcctcgtgctggccggcggtgcaggatgcgcgcgcctgcgcggcgttcgcgccccggtgcttcaacctgcgtgcaggatccgagctcggtcccgtgccttggcctcccacggatcttccttgctgcgaggccgcgtccgccttagcgtgctcctccgggggcgcgcgggtgcgcggattctcttcggccgccattcaacgatcaactcagaactggcacggactgggggaatccgactgtctaattaaaacaaagcattgcgatggccctagcgggtgttgacgcaatgtgatttctgcccagtgctctgaatgtcaacgtgaagaaattcaagcaagcgcgggtaaacggcgggagtaactatgactctcttaaggtagccaaatgcctcgtcatctaattagtgacgcgcatgaatggattaacgagattcccgctgtccctatctactatcttacGAAGGCCGTTATGCTGTCTAACCAGTGGTGGAGTCCACCTATACTGGTAGAAGACGGGCGGCTAAATGTCCGATCTCTCAACCTTCCCGTGGTGTAAGATGTGAGTAGCCGGGCAACCGGTGAAACCAATGAGAGAAGGGCGACTCCCGTGCGGGGTGCAGGCGTAGACGCAGAGGGACTGGGCAACCGGCCTCTCCAAGCCGAGTCTCGCACTCCGCTCGCCGTGGGCGCTAAGGTGTCGGACACTTGTGTCTAGTATCCTTGCTCACTGGCGAATGGCACTTGCTCGCTTCTGCGGCGCTTGCTGTGCtctggctccggccggggtgcggcgggcgccgcttttgcgttggcggcgcttgctgtgctcttggctccggccggggtgcggcgggcgccgcttttgcgttggcggcgcttgctgtgctcttggctccggccggggtgcggcgggcgccgcttttgctttggcggcgcttgctgtgctcttggctccggccggggtgcggcgggcgccgcttttgcttTGGCGGCGCCTGCTGTGCTCTTGGCCTTGGCCGGGGTGTGGCGGGTgccgcttttgcgttggcggcgTTTGCTGTGCtctggctccggccggggtgcggcgggcgccgctttggctgtggcggcgcttgctgtgctcttggctccggccggggtgcggcgggcgccgcttttgcgttggcggcgcttgctgcgctcttggctccggccggggtgcggtgGGCGCCGCTTTCACTTTGGCGGCGCTTGCCGTGCTCTTGGCCttggccggggtgcggcgggcgccgcttttgcgttggcggcgctTGCTGCGCCCCGGCTCCGGCCGGGGTGTGGCGGGCGCCGCTTTCACGTTAGGACATTTCGCGATGCATCAGCCATGCTGCGTATGTCTGCTGCAGAGGTTGCAAACCTGTCGGGCGCAAGTCTGACTGGTATAGTGTCTCTCTGCGAGGACGTGCCTCCGTCTCTGCCTGTGTGCGCTACGGAGATTCACGCCTCACCGTCAGGAACGAAGTATTACCGCGCTCGATTTATCGGACGTGGGATGCATCACTCCAAGACAAGTGCCACGGGAGTTAACTCCCGACATGGAGGTATGTCACGCCTTTCGTGCGCCTCCACCTACTGCGAGCGCTTGTAGGTGTCGGACTCGTGAGTCTAGTATCCAAGCTCGTACGTAGGATGTGCGCGTGGCAACGACGCGTGTCGACAGCTGTTGGCAAGCGGCAGTTACCTTATGCGCATGGTGGGGCGTCCTGCGCGGCTCGCTGGTGGTGGGCTCCCGCTGCGGCGCCGGCCTCGCACATGCTCCGCCCGGCAAATGTCGGACGGCGGTGCGGTCGGCCGGGGTAGCGGCGGGGCTCGTCCGCCGGCTGGGCTGCGCACGGGTGCGCTGCTGTGTCGGGCGCGCTGCGCTGGGCCGGGTCGGCTGGGCGGTGCGCGCGCTGCTGGCTGGCGCGGGACGGGCGGTCGGTCTCTGACTGGCGGTTCGCTCTCGCGGCCACGCCGGCGGCGGGCGCCGGCCCTGCCGTGCCCGGCTCGGCAGGCCACGTCCGGACAACTTAGCGGCGCCGGCCGGCCATACGCAATGTTGGCTGTGGTTGGTGCAGGCGGTTGGCGCAATAAGCACAGTGGGGAGTTCTGGCGGTCATCGTTCCTGCCGAAACTAAGTCTCTCACTGTAGAGAACTTAATGTGGAAGCAGGCCGATGTCCACGCGCGGGGAAGGGCGCCTGACTGCGAAGCGCTCTCTGGCCTTCAGAGAATGAAACGCGGACGACGTCTCGGCCTCGATCGGAGGATTCCTTGGTGGACAACTGCGAAGGGGAGACCGGCAACGGTCACCACAACGCGGAAGTCACCAGGAGCTGCCACAGGAGGATGCTCCTGAGTGGCCTAAGACCACGACCACAGGGACGGAGGCTAATGCAGTCGCCGTACGGGCTTGGCAAACCCGGGGTGCCCTAGCCCGGAGCTGGCAAGCGCTACCAGCGACGGCCGTAAACTGAGATACGCACTTCAACGACTGCTGTGAGGCGCGCAGTGGAACGTCGTGCGTGTTTTGGACCGGAGTCTTGGCTTAACCGCCTGGGCAAGAGAAGGACAATCTCTATAATCACCCCTCACCCTCTGCGTTAGCTGGCGGCTATGGGGCGCAAGGCTGTTGAGTTGTGAACAGTCATGAGTCAGCCACCTCAGA of Schistocerca americana isolate TAMUIC-IGC-003095 unplaced genomic scaffold, iqSchAmer2.1 HiC_scaffold_962, whole genome shotgun sequence contains these proteins:
- the LOC124592906 gene encoding atherin-like produces the protein MRISGARHTPAGAGAQQAPPTQKRRPPHPGQGQEHGKRRQSESGAHRTPAGAKSAASAANAKAAPAAPRPEPRAQQAPPQPKRRPPHPGRSQSTANAANAKAAPATPRPRPRAQQAPPKQKRRPPHPGRSQEHSKRRQSKSGARRTPAGAKSTASAANAKAAPAAPRPEPRAQQAPPTQKRRPPHPGRSQSTASAAEASKCHSPVSKDTRHKCPTP